In one Drosophila albomicans strain 15112-1751.03 chromosome X, ASM965048v2, whole genome shotgun sequence genomic region, the following are encoded:
- the LOC117563265 gene encoding uncharacterized protein DDB_G0283357 isoform X1 — MSTDNPTQLLATHDLSQLRGQLQSAAAAAAAAATTATATAATAAVVAAAAAAAHGYRNVAATATNGHGHNHSSHSSHSHNHSSHSHSHMNSGGTKYVLLQHNGSSFTAYENSAAASGNLVQGAASAAAAGGAGGGGGGGGATTGGNIVLLATEPIELSAADALATATAAAAAAGDDGELRSLSWLNDSNLIKGIVTTTAAAAAAATKRAAAGGLTLKAATTPVAAAAAAAKAATNNNICFVGDIIEELPPSAGSSNSSETNSNSNNNNNNEQQQSNEQQQQQQSPAVYSTTTVHKGPSGTTTVVEYKAATKAAAGGGVGVGGAFLPARVASNTFVPTITATVKQQPQQQQPQQIFVSNGSSGAGYKSTSGNTTTHHPHKKYLREKMNVEHNNNNNNNSSNINNNNNSNTNNHSHVVASTVTVVSSPASSNNSSLSSCSVSGSGSGSGSGSGSGSSTAAVNGGNSPVPKSSSFNAVFDAVNYAASNNSMPNSSNSNNSNTKNTTSIITTTTSNSNSSVSGNGIGIGIGDPQSATQTVVSTTTLPAGYSFVSHLGSATHVISQQQPANIVTPESSPLLLCSGGFYSAVPSRAAAGLQLSITPPPQATVMHNGSVSAGSVSGSGSGSGSGSGSASGMPQLRSPNSYASYENEDSLKEFDMVGSSVRMHTSTPQYQAMTKNNNNNNISSSSSSNNNNNSSSNGNNNNNSSTGGSSSFSSSSNAGNNSSGNNNGNNTPQKQKHPNNVPYDPFVHTNNKPPYSFSSLIFMAIEDSNEKALPVKEIYAWIVQHFPYFKTAPNGWKNSVRHNLSLNKSFVKVEKAPNMGKGSLWRVEPQQRQNLMQALNRSPYFPNSAVDKISPMLKSPTGNPGGYDSLDGSAGSTSVSVVGATTTGGATTPVKTNGVLGSLAIAGGGGGAGGGGGGSVQMAGNGTANGNSVGNGAASASAGAGSGAAHGRFDPKLYPNLCKKFRNISEEPSTQPAQLLGDALDEELHGDYLTNNNNNNNNNNNNLNNNNNKYNNYASLNGAATVAGNTNTNSNNSSNNNTFSAGTTVVAFNFERLARDCGADNIDDVHAAAAMLFLKHGKAFSESYQNGAPVITSSPSEDHTYSAGGNSNADSGASTPRTNGQKSGPQTQTAATTASIGQSESNCANCASCPSCTSDAAYDSSEENHNISPKELADQQRHRDGVDALLSLSRSTTSTTSHYHSSNGSSGSSHSSPHKRASSRSLEEEHHQQQLQLQQQLQQQQQQQQQHHQSIYTNGSGSKMALLSSAAANVAAAAALAQQQQQQQQQQQPIYEELYAATGNGSSNNNTNSNSNNSTSNLYLQTISCLPAAVAAPAAVAAANGGGGQPMLQQHLSAVMANAVAVKSKVKPLRGLRTKIKRKAAWMR, encoded by the exons ATGTCAACAGATAATCCCACACAGCTGCTAGCAACACACGATTTGAGCCAACTGCGAGGACAACTACAATCagctgcggcggcggcagcagcagcagcgacaacagcaacagccacggcggcaacggcagcggttgtggcagcagcggcagctgccgcACACGGTTACCGCAACGTGGCAGCAACGGCCACAAACGGACACGGTCACAATCACAGTAGTCACAGTAGTCACAGCCACAATCACAGTagtcacagccacagccacatgAACTCCGGCGGCACCAAATACGTGTTGCTGCAGCACAACGGCAGCAGCTTCACAGCCTACGAGAACAGCGCAGCTGCAAGTGGCAATCTGGTGCAAGGTGCGGcgagtgctgctgctgctggcgggGCAGGCGGAggtgggggagggggaggagcAACAACTGGTGGCAACATTGTCCTGCTTGCCACAGAGCCAATCGAGCTGAGTGCAGCGGATGCTTtggccacagcaacagcagcagcagctgcagctggcgaCGATGGTGAATTGCGTTCGTTGTCCTGGCTTAATGACAGCAATCTGATTAAAGGCATTGtcacaaccacagcagcagcagcagcagcagcgacgaaACGTGCTGCTGCGGGCGGCTTAACGCttaaagcagcaacaacgccagttgcagcagcagcagcagcagcgaaagcagcaaccaacaataatatttgctttgtgGGCGACATTATTGAAGAGTTGCCGCCGAgcgcaggcagcagcaacagcagcgagaccaacagcaacagcaacaacaacaacaacaacgagcaacagcaatcaaacgaacagcaacagcagcagcaatcaccCGCCGTATACAGCACCACAACGGTGCACAAAGGACCCAGCGGAACAACCACGGTGGTTGAGTACAAGGCCGCAACGAAGGCGGCTGCTGGCGggggcgtgggcgtgggcgGGGCCTTTTTACCGGCTCGTGTTGCCAGCAACACTTTTGTGCCCACCATCACAGCAACAGTtaagcagcaaccacagcagcagcagccacaacagatCTTTGTCAGCAATGGCAGCAGTGGAGCTGGCTACAAATCGACATCGGGCAACACAACGACACATCATCCGCATAAAAAGTATTTGCGTGAGAAGATGAATGtcgagcacaacaacaataacaacaataacagcagtaacatcaacaacaacaacaacagcaacaccaacaatcaTAGTCATGTGGTGGCCTCAACAGTAACTGTGGTCAGTTCGCCCGCCTCCTCAAACAACTCGTCGCTCAGCTCGTGTTCCGTCTCCGGTTCCGGTTCAGGTTCCGGCTCCGGCTCCGGCTCCGGCTCATCCACAGCAGCTGTCAATGGCGGCAACAGTCCCGTGCCCAAGTCAAGCAGTTTCAATGCCGTCTTTGATGCCGTCAACTATGCGGCCTCCAACAACTCAAtgcccaacagcagcaacagcaacaacagcaacaccaaaaaCACCACCAGCATCATCACGACAACgacgagcaacagcaacagcagcgtcagCGGAAATGGCATCGGTATTGGAATCGGGGATCCACAGTCAGCGACACAGACGGTGGTCAGCACCACGACGCTGCCAGCTGGCTACAGTTTTGTCAGCCACTTGGGCAGCGCCACCCACGTCAT CTCACAACAACAGCCCGCCAACATTGTGACGCCGGAGTCATCGCCTCTGCTGCTGTGCAGCGGCGGCTTCTACAGTGCGGTGCCGTCGCGAGCCGCTGCCGGGCTGCAGTTATCGATTACGCCTCCGCCACAGGCGACAGTGATGCACAATGGTTCCGTTTCGGCGGGTTCTGTTTCCGGTTCGGGTTCAGGTTCAGGTTCAGGTTCGGGCTCCGCTTCGGGGATGCCGCAGTTGCGTAGCCCAAACAGCTATGCCAGCTACGAGAACGAGGACTCGCTGAAGGAGTTCGATATGGTGGGCAGCAGTGTTCGGATGCATACAAGCACTCCCCAGTACCAAGCAATgaccaagaacaacaacaataacaacattagcagcagcagcagcagtaacaataacaataacagcagcagcaacggtaataataacaacaactcatccactggcggcagcagcagcttcagcagcagctccaacgctggcaacaatagcagcggcaacaacaacggcaataACACACCCCAGAAGCAAAAGCATCCCAACAATGTGCCATACGATCCGTTCGTgcatacaaacaacaaaccgCCATATAGCTTTAG TTCCCTGATCTTCATGGCCATCGAAGACTCCAACGAGAAGGCGCTGCCAGTGAAAGAGATCTACGCGTGGATCGTGCAGCATTTTCCGTACTTCAAGACGGCACCCAATGGCTGGAAGAACAGCGTGCGCCACAACCTGTCGCTGAACAAGAGCTTCGTCAAGGTGGAGAAGGCGCCCAATATGGGCAAAGGATCGCTGTGGCGTGTCGAGCCGCAGCAGCGACAAAATCTCATGCAGGCCTTAAATCGTTCGCCCTACTTTCCCAACTCGGCTGTCGACAAGATCAGCCCGATGCTCAAGAGTCCCACTGGCAATCCAGGTGGCTACGACAGCTTGGATGGCAGCGCCGGCTCCACGTCAGTGTCCGTCGTgggtgcaacaacaacgggagGAGCTACAACGCCCGTTAAAACGAATGGAGTGCTTGGCTCATTGGCCATTGCTGGCGGTGGAGGGGGAgcaggaggtggaggaggaggctCTGTTCAAATGGCTGGCAATGGCACAGCAAATGGAAATAGTGTTGGCAACggagctgcttctgcttctgctggaGCTGGATCAGGTGCTGCTCATGGACGTTTCGATCCGAAATTGTATCCCAATTTGTGCAAGAAATTTCGCAACATCAGCGAGGAGCCATCGACGCAGCCGGCGCAGCTCTTAGGCGATGCTCTTGACGAGGAGCTGCACGGCGATTATCTgaccaataacaacaacaacaacaacaataataataacaatcttaacaacaataataacaagtacAACAATTATGCATCTCTCAAtggagcagcaactgttgctggcaacaccaacaccaactcCAACAactccagcaacaacaacacattcTCAGCTGGCACAACAGTCGTTGCCTTCAATTTCGAGCGCTTGGCGCGCGATTGTGGCGCCGATAACATTGACGATGTTCACGCCGCGGCTGCGATGCTCTTCCTTAAGCACGGAAAAGCCTTCAGCGAGTCCTATCAGAATGG CGCACCGGTGATAACGAGCTCGCCCAGCGAGGATCACACTTACTCGGCGGGTGGCAATAGCAATGCGGACAGTGGAGCCTCGACGCCACGAACCAATGGCCAGAAGAGTGGCCCTCAGACGCAGACGGCGGCGACGACGGCGAGCATTGGACAGAGCGAGAGCAATTGTGCCAACTGTGCCAGTTGTCCCAGCTGCACCAGCGATGCGGCCTACGATAGCAGCGAGGAGAA TCACAACATTTCGCCCAAGGAGCTGGCGGATCAGCAGCGACATCGTGATGGCGTTGATGccttgttgtcgctgtcgcgtTCGACGACGTCGACAACGTCGCATTatcacagcagcaacggcagcagtggcagcagtcATAGTTCACCGCACAAACGCGCCTCGAGTCGCAGCCTCGAGGAGgaacatcatcagcagcagttgcagctgcagcaacaacttcaacagcagcaacagcagcagcagcagcatcatcagaGCATCTACACAAATGGAAGTGGCAGCAAAATGGCGCTGCTTAGCAGTGCTGCTGCCAATGTGGCAGCTGCCGCAGCCTTggcccagcagcaacaacagcaacagcagcagcagcaaccgatTTACGAGGAACTCTATGCAGCGActggcaatggcagcagcaacaacaacaccaacagcaacagcaacaactccacctcaaatttgtatttgcaaaCAATTAGTTGTCtcccagctgctgttgctgccccaGCAGCAGTGGCTGCTGCGAACGGCGGTGGGGGACAGCCGATGTTGCAGCAGCATCTGAGTGCGGTCATGGCCAATGCTGTGGCTGTCAAAAGCAAGGTGAAGCCCTTGCGGGGACTGCGCACCAAGATCAAGCGAAAGGCTGCCTGGATGCGGTGA
- the LOC117563265 gene encoding homeobox protein 2 isoform X2, with amino-acid sequence MSTDNPTQLLATHDLSQLRGQLQSAAAAAAAAATTATATAATAAVVAAAAAAAHGYRNVAATATNGHGHNHSSHSSHSHNHSSHSHSHMNSGGTKYVLLQHNGSSFTAYENSAAASGNLVQGAASAAAAGGAGGGGGGGGATTGGNIVLLATEPIELSAADALATATAAAAAAGDDGELRSLSWLNDSNLIKGIVTTTAAAAAAATKRAAAGGLTLKAATTPVAAAAAAAKAATNNNICFVGDIIEELPPSAGSSNSSETNSNSNNNNNNEQQQSNEQQQQQQSPAVYSTTTVHKGPSGTTTVVEYKAATKAAAGGGVGVGGAFLPARVASNTFVPTITATVKQQPQQQQPQQIFVSNGSSGAGYKSTSGNTTTHHPHKKYLREKMNVEHNNNNNNNSSNINNNNNSNTNNHSHVVASTVTVVSSPASSNNSSLSSCSVSGSGSGSGSGSGSGSSTAAVNGGNSPVPKSSSFNAVFDAVNYAASNNSMPNSSNSNNSNTKNTTSIITTTTSNSNSSVSGNGIGIGIGDPQSATQTVVSTTTLPAGYSFVSHLGSATHVISSQQQPANIVTPESSPLLLCSGGFYSAVPSRAAAGLQLSITPPPQATVMHNGSVSAGSVSGSGSGSGSGSGSASGMPQLRSPNSYASYENEDSLKEFDMVGSSVRMHTSTPQYQAMTKNNNNNNISSSSSSNNNNNSSSNGNNNNNSSTGGSSSFSSSSNAGNNSSGNNNGNNTPQKQKHPNNVPYDPFVHTNNKPPYSFSSLIFMAIEDSNEKALPVKEIYAWIVQHFPYFKTAPNGWKNSVRHNLSLNKSFVKVEKAPNMGKGSLWRVEPQQRQNLMQALNRSPYFPNSAVDKISPMLKSPTGNPGGYDSLDGSAGSTSVSVVGATTTGGATTPVKTNGVLGSLAIAGGGGGAGGGGGGSVQMAGNGTANGNSVGNGAASASAGAGSGAAHGRFDPKLYPNLCKKFRNISEEPSTQPAQLLGDALDEELHGDYLTNNNNNNNNNNNNLNNNNNKYNNYASLNGAATVAGNTNTNSNNSSNNNTFSAGTTVVAFNFERLARDCGADNIDDVHAAAAMLFLKHGKAFSESYQNGAPVITSSPSEDHTYSAGGNSNADSGASTPRTNGQKSGPQTQTAATTASIGQSESNCANCASCPSCTSDAAYDSSEENHNISPKELADQQRHRDGVDALLSLSRSTTSTTSHYHSSNGSSGSSHSSPHKRASSRSLEEEHHQQQLQLQQQLQQQQQQQQQHHQSIYTNGSGSKMALLSSAAANVAAAAALAQQQQQQQQQQQPIYEELYAATGNGSSNNNTNSNSNNSTSNLYLQTISCLPAAVAAPAAVAAANGGGGQPMLQQHLSAVMANAVAVKSKVKPLRGLRTKIKRKAAWMR; translated from the exons ATGTCAACAGATAATCCCACACAGCTGCTAGCAACACACGATTTGAGCCAACTGCGAGGACAACTACAATCagctgcggcggcggcagcagcagcagcgacaacagcaacagccacggcggcaacggcagcggttgtggcagcagcggcagctgccgcACACGGTTACCGCAACGTGGCAGCAACGGCCACAAACGGACACGGTCACAATCACAGTAGTCACAGTAGTCACAGCCACAATCACAGTagtcacagccacagccacatgAACTCCGGCGGCACCAAATACGTGTTGCTGCAGCACAACGGCAGCAGCTTCACAGCCTACGAGAACAGCGCAGCTGCAAGTGGCAATCTGGTGCAAGGTGCGGcgagtgctgctgctgctggcgggGCAGGCGGAggtgggggagggggaggagcAACAACTGGTGGCAACATTGTCCTGCTTGCCACAGAGCCAATCGAGCTGAGTGCAGCGGATGCTTtggccacagcaacagcagcagcagctgcagctggcgaCGATGGTGAATTGCGTTCGTTGTCCTGGCTTAATGACAGCAATCTGATTAAAGGCATTGtcacaaccacagcagcagcagcagcagcagcgacgaaACGTGCTGCTGCGGGCGGCTTAACGCttaaagcagcaacaacgccagttgcagcagcagcagcagcagcgaaagcagcaaccaacaataatatttgctttgtgGGCGACATTATTGAAGAGTTGCCGCCGAgcgcaggcagcagcaacagcagcgagaccaacagcaacagcaacaacaacaacaacaacgagcaacagcaatcaaacgaacagcaacagcagcagcaatcaccCGCCGTATACAGCACCACAACGGTGCACAAAGGACCCAGCGGAACAACCACGGTGGTTGAGTACAAGGCCGCAACGAAGGCGGCTGCTGGCGggggcgtgggcgtgggcgGGGCCTTTTTACCGGCTCGTGTTGCCAGCAACACTTTTGTGCCCACCATCACAGCAACAGTtaagcagcaaccacagcagcagcagccacaacagatCTTTGTCAGCAATGGCAGCAGTGGAGCTGGCTACAAATCGACATCGGGCAACACAACGACACATCATCCGCATAAAAAGTATTTGCGTGAGAAGATGAATGtcgagcacaacaacaataacaacaataacagcagtaacatcaacaacaacaacaacagcaacaccaacaatcaTAGTCATGTGGTGGCCTCAACAGTAACTGTGGTCAGTTCGCCCGCCTCCTCAAACAACTCGTCGCTCAGCTCGTGTTCCGTCTCCGGTTCCGGTTCAGGTTCCGGCTCCGGCTCCGGCTCCGGCTCATCCACAGCAGCTGTCAATGGCGGCAACAGTCCCGTGCCCAAGTCAAGCAGTTTCAATGCCGTCTTTGATGCCGTCAACTATGCGGCCTCCAACAACTCAAtgcccaacagcagcaacagcaacaacagcaacaccaaaaaCACCACCAGCATCATCACGACAACgacgagcaacagcaacagcagcgtcagCGGAAATGGCATCGGTATTGGAATCGGGGATCCACAGTCAGCGACACAGACGGTGGTCAGCACCACGACGCTGCCAGCTGGCTACAGTTTTGTCAGCCACTTGGGCAGCGCCACCCACGTCAT CAGCTCACAACAACAGCCCGCCAACATTGTGACGCCGGAGTCATCGCCTCTGCTGCTGTGCAGCGGCGGCTTCTACAGTGCGGTGCCGTCGCGAGCCGCTGCCGGGCTGCAGTTATCGATTACGCCTCCGCCACAGGCGACAGTGATGCACAATGGTTCCGTTTCGGCGGGTTCTGTTTCCGGTTCGGGTTCAGGTTCAGGTTCAGGTTCGGGCTCCGCTTCGGGGATGCCGCAGTTGCGTAGCCCAAACAGCTATGCCAGCTACGAGAACGAGGACTCGCTGAAGGAGTTCGATATGGTGGGCAGCAGTGTTCGGATGCATACAAGCACTCCCCAGTACCAAGCAATgaccaagaacaacaacaataacaacattagcagcagcagcagcagtaacaataacaataacagcagcagcaacggtaataataacaacaactcatccactggcggcagcagcagcttcagcagcagctccaacgctggcaacaatagcagcggcaacaacaacggcaataACACACCCCAGAAGCAAAAGCATCCCAACAATGTGCCATACGATCCGTTCGTgcatacaaacaacaaaccgCCATATAGCTTTAG TTCCCTGATCTTCATGGCCATCGAAGACTCCAACGAGAAGGCGCTGCCAGTGAAAGAGATCTACGCGTGGATCGTGCAGCATTTTCCGTACTTCAAGACGGCACCCAATGGCTGGAAGAACAGCGTGCGCCACAACCTGTCGCTGAACAAGAGCTTCGTCAAGGTGGAGAAGGCGCCCAATATGGGCAAAGGATCGCTGTGGCGTGTCGAGCCGCAGCAGCGACAAAATCTCATGCAGGCCTTAAATCGTTCGCCCTACTTTCCCAACTCGGCTGTCGACAAGATCAGCCCGATGCTCAAGAGTCCCACTGGCAATCCAGGTGGCTACGACAGCTTGGATGGCAGCGCCGGCTCCACGTCAGTGTCCGTCGTgggtgcaacaacaacgggagGAGCTACAACGCCCGTTAAAACGAATGGAGTGCTTGGCTCATTGGCCATTGCTGGCGGTGGAGGGGGAgcaggaggtggaggaggaggctCTGTTCAAATGGCTGGCAATGGCACAGCAAATGGAAATAGTGTTGGCAACggagctgcttctgcttctgctggaGCTGGATCAGGTGCTGCTCATGGACGTTTCGATCCGAAATTGTATCCCAATTTGTGCAAGAAATTTCGCAACATCAGCGAGGAGCCATCGACGCAGCCGGCGCAGCTCTTAGGCGATGCTCTTGACGAGGAGCTGCACGGCGATTATCTgaccaataacaacaacaacaacaacaataataataacaatcttaacaacaataataacaagtacAACAATTATGCATCTCTCAAtggagcagcaactgttgctggcaacaccaacaccaactcCAACAactccagcaacaacaacacattcTCAGCTGGCACAACAGTCGTTGCCTTCAATTTCGAGCGCTTGGCGCGCGATTGTGGCGCCGATAACATTGACGATGTTCACGCCGCGGCTGCGATGCTCTTCCTTAAGCACGGAAAAGCCTTCAGCGAGTCCTATCAGAATGG CGCACCGGTGATAACGAGCTCGCCCAGCGAGGATCACACTTACTCGGCGGGTGGCAATAGCAATGCGGACAGTGGAGCCTCGACGCCACGAACCAATGGCCAGAAGAGTGGCCCTCAGACGCAGACGGCGGCGACGACGGCGAGCATTGGACAGAGCGAGAGCAATTGTGCCAACTGTGCCAGTTGTCCCAGCTGCACCAGCGATGCGGCCTACGATAGCAGCGAGGAGAA TCACAACATTTCGCCCAAGGAGCTGGCGGATCAGCAGCGACATCGTGATGGCGTTGATGccttgttgtcgctgtcgcgtTCGACGACGTCGACAACGTCGCATTatcacagcagcaacggcagcagtggcagcagtcATAGTTCACCGCACAAACGCGCCTCGAGTCGCAGCCTCGAGGAGgaacatcatcagcagcagttgcagctgcagcaacaacttcaacagcagcaacagcagcagcagcagcatcatcagaGCATCTACACAAATGGAAGTGGCAGCAAAATGGCGCTGCTTAGCAGTGCTGCTGCCAATGTGGCAGCTGCCGCAGCCTTggcccagcagcaacaacagcaacagcagcagcagcaaccgatTTACGAGGAACTCTATGCAGCGActggcaatggcagcagcaacaacaacaccaacagcaacagcaacaactccacctcaaatttgtatttgcaaaCAATTAGTTGTCtcccagctgctgttgctgccccaGCAGCAGTGGCTGCTGCGAACGGCGGTGGGGGACAGCCGATGTTGCAGCAGCATCTGAGTGCGGTCATGGCCAATGCTGTGGCTGTCAAAAGCAAGGTGAAGCCCTTGCGGGGACTGCGCACCAAGATCAAGCGAAAGGCTGCCTGGATGCGGTGA